The DNA region GCACCATGCCGTCGGTGTCGAGCTTGATCCGCAGCACGTTCGGCTCTGGGGCGGCACCGGAGAACGGCGAGTGCGGAACCGGTCGGAAATGCACGCAGATCTCCTTCCGCTTGGTGGCAAGCGCTTTGCCGGTGCGCAGCCGGAACGGCACGCCGGCCCAGCGCCAGCTGTCGACGTGCACGACGAACTCGGCGTAGGTTTCGGTCGAGCGGTCCGGGTCGACGCCGGCCTCGTCGAGGTAGCTGCGCAGCTCGCGCCCGTCGAGGTGCCCGCGGCCGTAGCGGCCGCGCACGGCGTCCACGGGGTCGACCACACGAACCGCGCGCAGCGCGTCCGCCTTGCGGGACGGCAGCGTCGTCGAGTCCAGCGCCTGCGGCGGATCCATCACCACCAGTGCCAGCAACTGCAGCAGATGGTTCTGCAGCATGTCGCGCAGGGCACCGGCCTTGTCGTAGTACCCGGCTCGACCTTCCAGACCGAGGATCTCGTCGTAGACGATCTCGACCTTCTCGACATGCTGGTTGTTCCACAGCGGCTCGAACAGTCGGTTGGCGAACCGCAGCCCCAGGATGTTGAGGACGGTGCGCTTGGCGATGAAATGGTCGATCCGGAAGGCGGCGGGTTCGGGGATCAGCCGGTGCAGCTGGCGGTTGAGGCGGCGAGCGTCTGCGCCGTCCACGCCGAATGGCTTCTCGACGGCGATCATCGTGCCGTCCGGAACACCTGCCTGCTCCAGGGCGGTCAGCACGTCGCCGAGAATGCCGTTGGGCAACGCCAGGTAGATCACCGGTGCGCCGGCGTCGAATCCGACGGCACGGTCCAGGGCCGTGCGCAGCGCCCCGGGGTCGGTGGCGTCGCCGCGCTGATAGCCCAGCCTCTCGGCGACAGCCTCTCGACAGGCCCGATCTGCTTCTGGCGCATGGGCTTCGAGCCGCTCAACCGCCCAGGTGCGGTAGCCGTCCTCGTCGAGGTCGTCGGTCGCGACGGCGATCACCGGCGGTGCGGTGGCTCCGGCGGCCACCAGGTGGGCCAGCGAGGGCAGCAGCAGCCGGCCGGTCAGGTCGCCGGTACCGCCGAGGAGGATCAGTGGCCGCGGGCTCATCGCCGGGCCTCGATCGCACGGGAGAGCCGGAAGCCGCTGGCGATCACGCCGATATGGCTGAAGGCCTGCGGGAAGTTCCCCAGGAACGATCCGTCGCGCGGATCGATCTCCTCGCTGAGCAGACCCACATGGTTGGCGCGGGCGCACAGCGAGTCGTAGAGCTCGAGCGCCTCGTCGAGTCGGCCCTGTTCGGTGAGGTTGTCGACGAGCCAGAACGAACACAGCAGAAACGCCCCCTCGCCACCGTGCAGGCCGTCGGAGGACACATCGTGGCGGTAGCGGTAGAGCAACCCATCACCGGCGTCGAGCTCGCGCCGGACCGCTTCCACCGTGGAAACCATGCGCGGGTCGGTGAACTCGACGACGCGGCGCAACGGAAGGGCGAGCAGCGATCCGTCCAGGCCGCCGCGTGAGGACCCGTCGAAGGAGAGCTGTTCGGTGAACGTCTGCCTGTCCGGATCCCACGCCCCGTCGAGCAGTGTCGCGCGAATCTCGTCGCGCGCGGTGCGCCACGCTTCGGTCGGGCAGGTGCGGCCGGTCATTTCGGCGATGCGTAGCGCCCTGTCGAGGGCGACCTCGCACAGTGCCACCGAGTAGGTGAAAGGTCTTCCGGCAGCGCGGATCTCCCAGATGCCGTGATCGGGGGTCCGCCAGTTCTCGGCGGCCGCGTCGGCCAGCGTCGACAGCGCCGACCACAGATGGTCGTTGACCGCGCCACCGGCGCGCACCCACTGGTAGGCGACGTCGAGAAGCTCGCCGTAGACGTCGTGCTGGGTCTGCCCGGCAGCGGCATTGCCCCACCGCACAGGTGCCGAGTCGCGCCATCCGCGGAGATTCGGGTCGGTCCATTCCTCGGGCGGCTGGCCACCGTCGAGGGCGTACATGATCGACGGGCCCCCGTCGCGTTCGGCGCAGTTCAGAGTCCATGACAGGAAGGCATTGGCGTCACTGGTCAGGCCGATCCGGCGAAGCGCGTAGGTGGAGAACGCCGCGTCCCGGACCCAGGTGTATCGGTAATCCCAATTACGCTCGCCACCAACATTTTCCGGTAGCGAAGAAGTCGCGGCCGCCATGATCGCGCCGGTCGAGGAGTGGTCGAGCAGTTTCAGGGTGAGTGCGGACCGGCGGACCAGGGCGCGCTGGGGGCCCTCGTAGGTGATCCGGTCGGTCCAGCGCCGCCAGGCCTCGGTGGTCCGGGCGCACAGCGTGACCGCGGAGGTGCCGACGCTGATCTGCCGTTCCGGGGACCACCCCAGCGACGACTCGTAGGTCTGGCCCGCCCGCAGCGTGATCGTCGCGGTGAGCGCGCCGTGGGTGTCCGGTTGTAGCGGGTGTGAGGAGCGTAGATGCAATGGCAGGTCGGGATGGTCAGGCGAGTCGATCACCCAGGCGCCCCCGAGTTGGTCGAAGGTGCACTGCGCACGCGGGGCGAACCGGATCGTCAGTGTGACGGTGCCGGCGACGACGCGCGCCAACCGGACGAACTGACTGCGCCCTGATGCGGCGATCTCGGTCAGGTCGGCGCCGGAACGCAGCGCGAGGAAGTCGGTCACCTCGACCACGCCGCCGTCGCCCGCCAACGTTGTTGTCAGAACTGCGGTGTCGTCGGCATAGCGCTGTTCGCCGCCGCGCAGGCCCGCGGGGGTGATGGACCACTCACCGCCGCGTTCGGCGTCGAGCAGCGACACGAAGAACGGGGCGGAGTCGAACTGCGGCAGGCACAGCCACGGGACCGCGCCGTCGCGGCGAACCAGCGCGCACGTGGCGCCGTCCCCGATCAGGGCGTGGTCTTCGATGGGCAGTTGACCGGCGCTGGGTGCGAAGGGCCGGGTTGCCGGCACCCCCGGGACGGGGTGGTGGTGGCACCCCTCGGTGCGGCTCATTGAGGATTCTCTCTCGGCGTCGTGGATGGACACGGGGGGTACCCGGCCCCCCGGGGATCTCAATCAGATCGGCGTTGTGAGGTCTGCCGTCAGATGGCGGGTGCCGGCTGGCGGCCGCGCACCAGCCTGCCCGGCCGGGAGTCCGTCGGGACCCCGTTCTCGGCGATCACCTCGCCGGAGACGATGGTGGTGATGTAGCCCTCGGCGGCCTGGTCGAGTCGGCGTCCGCCTGCCGGCAGATCGCTGACGACGACGGGCTTGCGCAGCCGCAGCCCCATGGCATCGATGACGTTGAGATCGGCCTTGTATCCCAGGGAGATTCGGCCTCGGTCGGCCAACCCCGCAACCCGTGCCGGGGTCGACGTCAGCTCCCGCACCGCCTCGGCGACGGGCAGTCGGCCGGATGCGCGATCGCGCACCCAGTGCGTCAGCATGTAGGTGGGAAACGATGCGTCGCAGATCATCCCGTAGTGGGCACCGCCGTCGCCGAGTCCGAGTACGACATCGTCGCGGCGGATCAGCTCGGCCACGGTGTCCAGGCTGCCGTCGCGGAAGTTCGCCAGCGTGACCAGCAGCATCGCCTGTCCGTCGTCCTGCAGGAGATGGTCATAGGCCACCTCGAGCGGGTTCATCCCACGTGTGCGCGCCTGGGCGCCAATGGAATCCGACGGTGAGGGCTCGTAGTTCGGCGGGTCGTCGAGGGGGAACATGTAGTCCCAGGCCTGGGCGGCGAACATCAGCGGGTGTCCGTCCGATGCCGGCTTGTCGTTCAGAATCCGTTGCCGTACTTCGGGTTTACGCATCTCGGCAACCCGTTCCGGCAGCGGCAAACCGGCGATCTCGCGGTAGGACGGATACAGCACGAAGGGATTGCCGGACAGCTCGAGGCCCAGCACCAGGCCGATGGGTCGCGGGAAGATCTGGGCACTGACCTCTCCGCCGGCGGCGTTGGCCTTCTCGACCAGGTTCAGGCCGTCGATGAAGAACGGATCGCCCGCGTTGCCGATCGCGAGGGTGAATGTCACCGGCAG from Mycobacterium sp. DL includes:
- a CDS encoding glycoside hydrolase family 15 protein, coding for MSRTEGCHHHPVPGVPATRPFAPSAGQLPIEDHALIGDGATCALVRRDGAVPWLCLPQFDSAPFFVSLLDAERGGEWSITPAGLRGGEQRYADDTAVLTTTLAGDGGVVEVTDFLALRSGADLTEIAASGRSQFVRLARVVAGTVTLTIRFAPRAQCTFDQLGGAWVIDSPDHPDLPLHLRSSHPLQPDTHGALTATITLRAGQTYESSLGWSPERQISVGTSAVTLCARTTEAWRRWTDRITYEGPQRALVRRSALTLKLLDHSSTGAIMAAATSSLPENVGGERNWDYRYTWVRDAAFSTYALRRIGLTSDANAFLSWTLNCAERDGGPSIMYALDGGQPPEEWTDPNLRGWRDSAPVRWGNAAAGQTQHDVYGELLDVAYQWVRAGGAVNDHLWSALSTLADAAAENWRTPDHGIWEIRAAGRPFTYSVALCEVALDRALRIAEMTGRTCPTEAWRTARDEIRATLLDGAWDPDRQTFTEQLSFDGSSRGGLDGSLLALPLRRVVEFTDPRMVSTVEAVRRELDAGDGLLYRYRHDVSSDGLHGGEGAFLLCSFWLVDNLTEQGRLDEALELYDSLCARANHVGLLSEEIDPRDGSFLGNFPQAFSHIGVIASGFRLSRAIEARR
- a CDS encoding glucose-6-phosphate dehydrogenase, translating into MSPRPLILLGGTGDLTGRLLLPSLAHLVAAGATAPPVIAVATDDLDEDGYRTWAVERLEAHAPEADRACREAVAERLGYQRGDATDPGALRTALDRAVGFDAGAPVIYLALPNGILGDVLTALEQAGVPDGTMIAVEKPFGVDGADARRLNRQLHRLIPEPAAFRIDHFIAKRTVLNILGLRFANRLFEPLWNNQHVEKVEIVYDEILGLEGRAGYYDKAGALRDMLQNHLLQLLALVVMDPPQALDSTTLPSRKADALRAVRVVDPVDAVRGRYGRGHLDGRELRSYLDEAGVDPDRSTETYAEFVVHVDSWRWAGVPFRLRTGKALATKRKEICVHFRPVPHSPFSGAAPEPNVLRIKLDTDGMVLELDLNGEDDPFDLERRRFETDPAPPPVPAYATVLESMLAGESTLSISDVEAEESWRIVEGVLAAWDADSSSLVEYPAGSDGPVPPASWR
- a CDS encoding amidohydrolase family protein — protein: MTYDLIIRGGTIVDGLGGDPFVGDVGVRDGVITAIGVVDESGAREIDATGLLVTPGFVDLHTHYDGQAIWSDRLTPSSAHGVTTVVMGNCGVGFAPCRPEDHNTLVDLMAGVEDIPGVVMVDGLPWTWETFPEFLDAIESRSRDIDVAAFLPHSPLRVYVMGRRGVDREPATEEDLALMRKLAAEAVQVGALGFASSRLTLHKSESGQPIPSFDAGHAEIEAIARGVKDAGGGLIQFVPDLIAGDYGPALQTVFDVADDVGLPVTFTLAIGNAGDPFFIDGLNLVEKANAAGGEVSAQIFPRPIGLVLGLELSGNPFVLYPSYREIAGLPLPERVAEMRKPEVRQRILNDKPASDGHPLMFAAQAWDYMFPLDDPPNYEPSPSDSIGAQARTRGMNPLEVAYDHLLQDDGQAMLLVTLANFRDGSLDTVAELIRRDDVVLGLGDGGAHYGMICDASFPTYMLTHWVRDRASGRLPVAEAVRELTSTPARVAGLADRGRISLGYKADLNVIDAMGLRLRKPVVVSDLPAGGRRLDQAAEGYITTIVSGEVIAENGVPTDSRPGRLVRGRQPAPAI